The following are encoded in a window of uncultured Sphaerochaeta sp. genomic DNA:
- a CDS encoding DUF5107 domain-containing protein — MHARIWEEMVTIPTYTTGEPNANPMFFDNRVYQGSSGRVYPYPIIETVGDTKTDHLYSAVFLENDYLKVMVLPELGGRIHRILDKTTGEDAVYYNEVIKPALVGLLGPWISGGIEFNWPQHHRPTTFMPVDYQTKEDASNHSVSIQLHDTDRMYGTTSTATITLYDDKAYVEITGQLYNPTQFPQTFLWWANPAIAVNDHTQSIFPPDVHAVMDHGKRDVSTFPIATGIYYKHDYHDGVDISRYKNIPVPTSYMAYHSDYDFVGSYNHQKQTGILHIADHHISPGKKQWTWGCGDFGKAWDRNLTDENGPYVELMTGVFTDNQPDFTFLEPGEEKTFKQYFLPYKKAPRVINATKDVVLSLDEQKKLSLYASSKVSLRLVVTSSAEEVFLDEQIILKPAECFGTTIPEAAHTISLYTNDGERLLSSSIQNDEQTPDIPDPAKAIPAPEYIETVEELYLAAVHLEQYRHATFRSEPYYQEALKRDPKDYRSNTGYGELLLKRGLFERSENLFRTAIERATKHNPNPIDSKAYTLLGLSLFHQERYEEAYDAFYKAIWDGKQQEQGFLYLGILELRKKHYSEAAAFLEKSLIRNSHNLRTRDYLAFAELQKGNRERAEELIRETLEIDPFDDLALDLLTDIETTKQNTTNMYDACSLGSYRLLTLAGLYAEIGMYEKAFSILPQEGVTNPMVLYSKAHYSTDPKETESLLAQAESLEDSTYFPNTLDDLKILTSLASTHKHLWKVHYLLGTYWYDKQEHERAKESWEQANKSNQEHAKTLRCLSLVYFNQEGDPERARVALERAFSLDPEDDRLLFELDQLYKKCGREPEERKALLEQYRDLVFRRDDLMTEYITLLNLTKDYERARELELSYSFHPWEGGEGKIATQYVITQVELAKKQSDSEKAKDLLKQALTYPDNLHEGKLEGNKDNEVHYLLGCLFEQEKNHELAVHHWNLATRGLLTASGAMYYYDQSPHQILYKGLALRKLGREQEATNSFDELLRYGKEHMDDEVSIDYFAVSLPDLQVFTEDLSKRNRIHCYFLIGLGNLGKNNKQEAEEAFTKVLEMDPGHSEGRRMV; from the coding sequence TGCTACCCGAACTCGGAGGAAGGATTCACAGAATCCTGGACAAGACAACCGGTGAGGATGCTGTTTATTACAATGAGGTAATTAAACCTGCCTTGGTAGGTCTCTTGGGGCCTTGGATCAGCGGTGGCATCGAGTTCAACTGGCCCCAGCACCACCGTCCGACCACCTTCATGCCGGTTGATTACCAGACCAAGGAAGATGCAAGCAACCACTCGGTCAGCATCCAGCTACATGACACTGACAGGATGTATGGCACCACCTCCACCGCCACCATCACTCTCTATGATGACAAGGCCTATGTCGAGATCACCGGTCAGTTGTACAACCCTACTCAGTTCCCCCAAACCTTTCTCTGGTGGGCGAACCCAGCCATTGCAGTGAATGACCACACCCAGTCCATCTTCCCTCCTGATGTGCATGCTGTCATGGATCATGGCAAGCGGGATGTATCGACCTTCCCGATAGCCACAGGCATCTACTACAAGCATGATTATCATGACGGTGTCGACATCTCCCGCTACAAGAACATCCCGGTCCCCACCTCATACATGGCTTACCATAGTGATTATGACTTCGTGGGAAGCTACAACCACCAGAAGCAGACTGGTATTCTCCATATCGCCGACCATCACATCTCTCCTGGCAAGAAACAGTGGACATGGGGTTGTGGCGACTTCGGCAAAGCCTGGGACAGGAATCTCACCGATGAGAATGGCCCCTATGTAGAATTGATGACGGGAGTCTTCACCGATAACCAGCCCGACTTCACGTTCCTCGAACCTGGAGAGGAGAAGACGTTCAAGCAGTACTTCCTTCCCTACAAGAAGGCACCCAGGGTGATCAACGCAACCAAGGACGTAGTACTCTCCCTGGACGAACAAAAGAAGCTCTCACTCTATGCGAGCAGCAAGGTCTCCCTAAGACTTGTAGTAACATCATCTGCTGAGGAAGTGTTTCTTGACGAGCAAATCATACTCAAGCCAGCAGAGTGCTTTGGGACAACAATACCAGAGGCAGCCCATACCATATCGCTCTACACCAACGATGGAGAGCGATTGCTTTCCTCAAGCATACAAAATGACGAGCAAACACCCGATATTCCCGATCCAGCAAAAGCTATACCCGCGCCTGAATACATCGAAACCGTTGAGGAACTCTATCTTGCTGCAGTACACCTAGAGCAATATCGGCACGCTACCTTCAGAAGTGAACCCTACTACCAGGAAGCACTCAAGCGTGACCCAAAGGACTACCGTAGCAATACAGGATATGGCGAACTCTTACTCAAGAGAGGGTTGTTTGAGAGAAGCGAGAATCTCTTCAGGACGGCCATCGAGCGAGCAACCAAGCACAATCCCAATCCAATCGACAGCAAAGCCTACACACTTCTCGGTCTTAGCCTGTTCCACCAAGAACGCTATGAGGAAGCCTATGATGCCTTCTACAAGGCTATCTGGGACGGAAAGCAGCAGGAACAGGGGTTTCTCTACCTAGGCATCCTGGAACTGAGAAAGAAACACTATAGTGAGGCAGCAGCCTTCCTGGAGAAATCACTCATCAGAAACAGCCACAACCTGAGAACACGTGATTATCTTGCCTTTGCGGAGTTACAGAAAGGAAACAGGGAGAGGGCAGAAGAGCTCATCAGAGAGACCCTTGAGATCGATCCTTTTGATGATCTTGCGCTAGATTTACTGACAGACATAGAAACAACCAAGCAAAATACAACAAACATGTATGACGCTTGCTCCCTTGGCTCCTATCGCCTCCTGACCCTCGCTGGCTTGTACGCAGAGATTGGTATGTATGAGAAGGCTTTTTCCATCCTACCACAAGAAGGAGTAACCAACCCCATGGTGCTCTACTCCAAGGCCCACTACAGCACTGACCCCAAGGAAACAGAGAGCCTACTGGCACAAGCTGAATCCTTGGAGGATAGTACATACTTCCCGAACACCCTTGATGATTTGAAGATTCTTACATCTCTCGCAAGTACCCATAAGCACCTTTGGAAGGTGCATTATCTCCTCGGTACGTACTGGTATGATAAACAGGAACACGAGCGAGCAAAAGAATCATGGGAACAAGCCAACAAAAGCAACCAAGAGCATGCAAAGACGCTTCGCTGTCTCTCTTTGGTATATTTCAACCAGGAAGGAGACCCAGAGAGAGCAAGAGTGGCTCTTGAGCGTGCTTTTTCCCTGGATCCTGAAGACGACCGCCTCCTCTTTGAGCTCGACCAGCTGTACAAGAAATGTGGGAGAGAACCAGAAGAGAGAAAAGCCCTCCTAGAGCAGTATAGGGATTTGGTTTTCCGCCGTGATGATTTGATGACTGAGTACATTACCCTCTTGAACCTGACAAAGGACTATGAGAGAGCACGTGAACTGGAGCTTTCATACAGTTTCCATCCTTGGGAAGGCGGGGAAGGCAAGATAGCAACACAATATGTCATTACGCAGGTGGAGTTGGCAAAGAAACAATCTGATTCTGAAAAAGCAAAAGATCTCTTGAAACAGGCACTTACTTACCCAGATAACCTGCATGAGGGTAAGCTTGAGGGTAATAAGGATAATGAGGTTCATTACCTATTGGGGTGCTTGTTTGAGCAAGAAAAAAACCATGAGCTTGCAGTGCATCATTGGAATCTGGCTACAAGAGGATTGTTGACTGCCAGTGGAGCAATGTATTACTACGACCAGAGTCCTCATCAGATTCTCTACAAGGGCCTCGCACTGCGAAAGCTTGGAAGAGAACAAGAAGCAACAAACAGTTTTGATGAACTCTTGAGATATGGCAAGGAGCATATGGATGATGAGGTGAGCATTGACTACTTTGCAGTCTCTCTCCCTGATCTCCAGGTATTCACTGAAGACCTATCAAAGAGAAACAGAATTCACTGTTACTTCCTCATCGGCCTTGGCAACCTAGGCAAGAACAACAAGCAGGAAGCAGAAGAGGCATTTACAAAGGTGCTTGAGATGGACCCTGGGCATAGTGAGGGGAGGAGGATGGTGTAG